A portion of the Wolbachia endosymbiont of Oedothorax gibbosus genome contains these proteins:
- a CDS encoding proton-conducting transporter membrane subunit gives MPLLLPFFITENCLLITALIPLLSALAIFFTSKWPKVSSSVTVASSMLLFVYTSLCTLSLVFGDLSQFILMDFGNNLHISLKLESSGVIFSLLISFLWVLTSIYAICYMQNNYADSNHSSFLCFFSISISCAMFIAFSGDLLTTFVFYELLTISTYPLVTYNSTNESMIAGRYYFGVLFFSSLVLFFPAIGLLYNEFHTLDFVSGGIFKFDTSLITFIAVCFAMLIYGIGKAALMPMHFWLPKAMVAPTPVSALLHAVAVVKSGVFIIIKVILYTFGVDNMQRFMQQNWFAGGWLPYAAGFTIITASLIALKQKELKKLLAYSTISQLSYIILFASIFSEFSMRVAIFQLVCHAFAKITLFFIAGAIITKTGEKYIDRIHGIGRSMPISMTAFAIGALSMIGVPPAPTFWGKFLIFQAVFNSGNVILSVFVTLVLIVSTILNALYFLPIIYNAFFLKPSQNYFIKKTPILLVLPPVITATCTLVIFLYMFSIVI, from the coding sequence ATGCCTCTTCTCTTACCATTTTTTATTACTGAGAATTGTTTATTAATTACTGCGTTAATTCCGCTTTTAAGTGCATTAGCTATTTTTTTTACTAGTAAATGGCCAAAAGTAAGCAGTAGCGTTACTGTTGCTTCTTCTATGCTTCTGTTTGTGTATACATCTCTATGCACTTTATCTTTGGTATTTGGTGATCTTTCTCAATTTATTCTCATGGATTTTGGTAATAATTTGCATATTAGTTTAAAGCTAGAGTCTAGTGGAGTGATATTCAGTTTATTAATATCGTTTTTATGGGTGCTGACCAGTATATATGCAATATGTTATATGCAGAATAACTATGCTGATAGCAATCACTCAAGTTTTCTATGCTTTTTTTCAATATCGATTAGCTGTGCAATGTTTATTGCTTTTTCTGGAGATTTGCTTACTACATTTGTCTTTTATGAGCTTCTAACTATTAGTACGTACCCTTTAGTTACTTACAACTCAACAAATGAATCAATGATTGCAGGACGCTATTACTTTGGTGTGCTATTTTTCTCTTCTTTGGTATTATTTTTTCCTGCAATAGGCCTTTTATATAATGAATTTCATACTTTAGACTTTGTAAGTGGTGGAATATTCAAATTTGATACTTCACTCATCACTTTTATTGCAGTGTGTTTTGCTATGCTGATTTACGGAATAGGAAAAGCTGCATTAATGCCAATGCATTTTTGGTTACCAAAAGCAATGGTTGCACCAACTCCTGTGAGTGCGCTACTGCATGCTGTTGCTGTTGTGAAATCCGGAGTTTTCATCATCATAAAAGTTATATTATACACTTTTGGTGTCGATAACATGCAACGTTTTATGCAGCAAAATTGGTTCGCTGGAGGGTGGCTTCCGTACGCTGCTGGATTTACTATTATTACTGCATCATTGATTGCATTAAAGCAAAAAGAATTAAAGAAATTGCTCGCTTATTCTACCATCTCTCAGTTGTCATATATTATATTGTTCGCTTCAATTTTTAGTGAATTCAGCATGAGGGTTGCAATTTTCCAATTAGTTTGCCACGCATTTGCAAAAATCACTTTGTTTTTCATTGCCGGAGCAATAATAACGAAAACAGGTGAGAAATATATAGATAGAATTCACGGTATAGGACGCAGTATGCCAATTAGCATGACGGCATTTGCTATAGGTGCATTGTCTATGATAGGAGTACCGCCTGCTCCGACTTTTTGGGGTAAATTTCTCATTTTTCAAGCTGTTTTCAACTCTGGCAATGTAATACTTTCTGTGTTTGTAACTCTAGTGTTAATTGTTAGTACTATACTCAACGCTCTGTACTTTTTACCGATAATTTACAACGCCTTTTTCTTAAAACCTTCTCAGAATTACTTTATTAAAAAAACGCCAATTCTTCTAGTTTTACCTCCAGTTATTACTGCTACATGCACTTTAGTTATTTTTTTGTATATGTTCAGCATAGTGATTTAA
- a CDS encoding co-chaperone GroES — MSLNVLDDSVLIKPISEEKQGGIMLPSSAEKKPTKGEIVATGGGSRNSNGERVALTVKVGDKVFYRQWAGTEIEHNDEKLIVMKESDILAVIK, encoded by the coding sequence ATAAGTTTAAATGTATTGGATGATAGCGTGCTGATCAAGCCTATTAGCGAGGAAAAGCAGGGTGGAATTATGCTTCCATCAAGTGCTGAAAAGAAACCTACTAAAGGTGAAATTGTAGCAACTGGTGGAGGTTCACGCAACTCAAACGGTGAACGCGTAGCTTTAACTGTAAAGGTTGGTGATAAAGTGTTCTATCGTCAATGGGCTGGCACAGAAATAGAACATAATGACGAAAAGCTTATCGTGATGAAGGAGTCCGATATACTTGCTGTCATTAAGTAG
- the groL gene encoding chaperonin GroEL (60 kDa chaperone family; promotes refolding of misfolded polypeptides especially under stressful conditions; forms two stacked rings of heptamers to form a barrel-shaped 14mer; ends can be capped by GroES; misfolded proteins enter the barrel where they are refolded when GroES binds): protein MTNIVVSGEQLQEAFREVAAIVDSTVAITAGPRGKTVGINKPYGAPEITKDGYKVMKGIKPEKPLNAAIASIFAQSCSQCNDKVGDGTTTCSILTSNMIMEASKSIAAGNDRVGIKNGIQKAKDVILKEITSMSRTISLEKMDEVAQVAIISANGDKDIGNSIADSVKKVGKEGVITVEESKGSKELEVELTTGMQFDRGYLSPYFITNNEKMIVELDNPYLLITEKKLNIIQPLLPILEAIVKSGKPLVIIAEDIEGEALSTLVINKLRGGLKVAAVKAPGFGDRRKEMLEDIATLTGAKYVIKDELGIKMEDLTLDDLGTAKNVKITKDNTTVVSENSDSDSVKARIEQIKSQIETSTSDYDKEKLRERLAKLSGGVAVLKVGGATEVEVKERRDRVEDALHATRAAIEEGIVPGGGVALLYASSVLDKLKGASDEEQIGINIIKKVLSAPIRRLVKNAGLESAVIIDHLIKQNDKELIYNVEAMNYANAFTAGVIDPAKVVRIAFETAISVAGVLITTESMIVDVPSKENASSPMGAGEMGGMGGF, encoded by the coding sequence ATGACTAATATAGTAGTATCAGGTGAGCAGTTGCAAGAAGCCTTTCGTGAAGTTGCAGCAATAGTGGATTCAACGGTGGCAATAACTGCTGGACCTAGGGGAAAAACAGTAGGGATTAATAAACCCTATGGTGCACCGGAAATCACCAAAGACGGTTATAAGGTAATGAAGGGTATCAAGCCTGAAAAACCACTAAATGCTGCAATAGCAAGCATCTTTGCCCAAAGTTGTTCTCAATGTAACGACAAAGTTGGTGATGGTACAACAACGTGCTCAATACTAACTAGCAATATGATAATGGAAGCTTCAAAGTCAATTGCTGCTGGAAACGATCGTGTTGGTATTAAAAACGGAATACAGAAGGCAAAAGATGTAATATTAAAGGAAATTACGTCAATGTCTCGTACAATTTCTCTGGAGAAAATGGATGAAGTAGCACAAGTTGCGATAATCTCTGCAAATGGTGATAAGGATATAGGTAACAGTATCGCTGATTCCGTGAAAAAAGTTGGAAAAGAGGGTGTAATAACTGTTGAAGAAAGTAAAGGTTCAAAAGAGTTAGAAGTTGAGCTGACTACTGGCATGCAATTTGATCGCGGTTATCTCTCTCCGTATTTTATTACAAATAATGAAAAAATGATCGTGGAGCTTGATAACCCTTATTTATTAATTACAGAGAAAAAATTAAATATTATTCAACCTTTACTTCCTATTCTTGAAGCTATTGTTAAATCTGGTAAACCTTTAGTTATTATTGCAGAGGATATCGAAGGTGAAGCATTAAGCACTTTAGTTATCAATAAATTGCGTGGTGGTTTAAAAGTTGCTGCAGTAAAAGCTCCAGGTTTTGGTGACAGAAGAAAGGAGATGCTCGAAGACATAGCAACTTTGACTGGTGCTAAGTACGTCATAAAAGATGAACTTGGAATCAAGATGGAAGATCTGACACTTGATGATCTTGGTACTGCTAAAAATGTTAAAATTACTAAAGATAATACCACAGTTGTCAGCGAAAATAGCGATTCTGACAGTGTAAAAGCTAGAATCGAGCAGATCAAATCTCAAATTGAAACTTCAACTTCTGATTATGATAAAGAAAAGCTAAGAGAACGTTTAGCGAAATTATCAGGTGGTGTTGCTGTGCTAAAAGTTGGTGGAGCAACTGAAGTGGAAGTTAAAGAACGTAGAGATAGAGTTGAAGATGCGCTGCATGCAACAAGAGCTGCAATTGAAGAAGGCATAGTTCCAGGTGGTGGAGTTGCACTTCTTTATGCTTCATCTGTTCTCGACAAATTAAAAGGTGCAAGTGACGAAGAGCAAATAGGCATAAACATTATCAAGAAAGTTCTCAGTGCTCCAATTAGAAGGTTAGTTAAAAATGCTGGTCTTGAGTCTGCTGTTATCATTGACCATTTGATTAAGCAGAATGATAAAGAGCTTATATACAACGTTGAGGCTATGAATTATGCTAATGCATTTACAGCTGGTGTGATCGATCCAGCAAAAGTGGTGCGCATTGCTTTTGAAACAGCGATATCTGTTGCGGGTGTGTTGATCACTACTGAATCTATGATAGTTGATGTACCAAGCAAAGAAAATGCTTCATCTCCTATGGGTGCAGGAGAAATGGGTGGCATGGGTGGATTCTAA
- a CDS encoding RDD family protein: MLHKFFDRLFSIFSSINVIQKVKKDENGICYVTGLRRYISVLLDLIIIVLFLQFCSQALNQLFMNSEDSKILSQIAAKSQMQVPLSIEEKAMQSRLGKLWILNQIVQFIMLFCYVIYMWVKFAATPGKLLFGLRVVDAQTFGKMTLRQATKRFFSLILSVAPLFLGFLWSNFNKRCQTWHDKIAGTVVVTSKSLRRQS; encoded by the coding sequence ATGTTACATAAATTTTTTGATCGTTTATTCTCTATTTTTTCTTCTATAAATGTTATTCAAAAGGTGAAAAAGGATGAAAATGGGATATGTTATGTAACGGGCCTCAGGCGCTATATATCAGTATTGCTTGATTTGATTATTATCGTTTTGTTCTTGCAGTTTTGCAGCCAAGCCTTAAATCAGCTCTTTATGAACTCAGAGGATAGCAAAATATTAAGTCAAATTGCTGCAAAATCCCAAATGCAAGTGCCACTTTCTATAGAAGAAAAGGCAATGCAGAGTAGACTTGGTAAACTGTGGATCCTAAATCAAATAGTCCAGTTTATTATGCTCTTTTGCTATGTAATATATATGTGGGTAAAGTTTGCTGCTACACCTGGAAAACTATTATTTGGGCTCAGAGTTGTGGATGCACAAACCTTCGGAAAAATGACTTTAAGGCAAGCAACCAAGAGATTTTTTTCCCTCATACTATCAGTTGCACCATTATTCTTGGGCTTTTTATGGTCAAATTTCAACAAACGCTGCCAAACTTGGCACGATAAGATCGCAGGCACAGTGGTTGTCACGAGTAAAAGCCTCAGAAGGCAGAGCTAA
- a CDS encoding IS4 family transposase, which translates to MANESNEWAKNEFGDASLGDKRLTERLVNIANSVIGSPESSINEACGSWSEAKAAYRFFQNENVKEVDILASHIDKTVERTKAHKRVLVIQDTTYISYSSHKKTSGLGSIAGKGGKGTVMHTALAVSTEGLVLGILDQKIYSRPPISEEEKRLKSHRSNVHIEDKESMKWLESLKKTNNIIDQTQTEVITVCDREADIHDFFELAHNLNSAILVRARHNRNVNKKFMYTRNKQKLWSFIQGLPCTGKVEVEIPARDDKQKRTAFLEIRFGKFMMSPHESHIKCKEGHIKYKPAALFSLQLYAIHVVERNSPPGASPLEWMLLTNLSVSTFEEAVEKISWYCLRWKIEILHKILKSGLKVEECRLGTAERLMRYLTVMSIIAWRIFFITSIARTNPTLPCTGLLAEEEWKVLYVKIHRKPCPSIAPTIKEAVSWIAQLGGHLARKSDPKPGPITLWKGWRRLFDLAEGWRLAHEPHICG; encoded by the coding sequence ATGGCAAACGAGAGTAATGAGTGGGCTAAAAATGAATTTGGAGATGCTTCACTTGGAGATAAAAGATTGACCGAAAGATTAGTGAATATTGCTAATAGTGTGATAGGTTCACCTGAAAGCTCAATTAATGAGGCATGCGGAAGTTGGTCAGAAGCAAAAGCTGCATATCGTTTTTTTCAAAATGAGAACGTAAAAGAAGTTGATATTCTAGCTTCACACATTGATAAAACAGTTGAAAGAACAAAAGCTCATAAAAGAGTCCTTGTAATTCAAGATACAACTTATATTTCATACTCAAGTCATAAAAAAACAAGCGGATTGGGAAGTATTGCTGGGAAAGGAGGTAAAGGTACAGTAATGCATACAGCCCTTGCTGTTAGTACGGAAGGTTTGGTACTAGGAATATTGGATCAAAAGATTTACTCGAGGCCACCAATTTCTGAAGAAGAAAAAAGACTAAAGAGTCATCGTAGTAACGTTCATATTGAGGATAAAGAAAGTATGAAATGGCTAGAAAGCTTAAAGAAAACAAATAATATTATAGATCAGACCCAAACAGAGGTTATAACTGTATGTGACAGAGAAGCAGATATACATGATTTTTTTGAACTTGCACATAATCTTAACTCAGCAATTTTAGTAAGAGCTCGTCACAACAGAAATGTAAATAAAAAATTTATGTATACCAGGAATAAGCAAAAATTATGGTCATTTATCCAAGGTCTTCCTTGCACTGGAAAAGTAGAAGTTGAAATCCCTGCTAGAGATGATAAGCAAAAAAGGACAGCATTTCTAGAAATTAGATTCGGAAAATTTATGATGAGTCCACATGAAAGCCACATAAAATGTAAAGAAGGTCACATAAAATATAAACCAGCAGCATTATTCAGTCTACAACTTTACGCAATTCATGTTGTTGAAAGAAATTCTCCTCCAGGAGCAAGTCCGCTAGAGTGGATGCTTTTAACAAATCTTTCGGTCAGTACTTTTGAAGAAGCTGTTGAAAAAATTAGTTGGTATTGTTTGAGATGGAAAATAGAGATATTGCATAAGATTTTAAAATCTGGTCTCAAAGTTGAGGAATGTAGACTTGGAACAGCAGAAAGATTAATGAGGTATTTAACAGTCATGAGCATTATTGCTTGGAGAATTTTCTTTATTACATCAATTGCAAGAACTAACCCAACATTACCATGTACTGGCTTATTAGCTGAGGAAGAATGGAAAGTTTTATATGTTAAAATACACAGAAAACCATGTCCAAGTATAGCCCCTACTATAAAAGAAGCCGTTTCGTGGATTGCTCAACTTGGAGGTCATTTAGCAAGAAAAAGCGACCCAAAACCAGGACCAATTACTCTTTGGAAAGGGTGGAGACGTCTCTTTGATCTAGCAGAAGGATGGAGACTTGCTCATGAACCACATATTTGTGGGTAA
- a CDS encoding replicative DNA helicase, whose product MNELADFLGSRNVDKEICKLPHNLEAEQMLIGAMIRDNRICDAVEDTITAENFYDPLHQSIFTQISKTRKHGIVANELSLKMFFENDQAFTECGGVEYLAKLAAKASIALDIHGLTRIIRDTYLRRCLIKLGQEIVGDSYNYDIENPAQAQIEQAMTKLFNLAVKKQGEKTYIKLASSIKDVVEKISALKNNPEALGITTGLQDLNQLLGGLQKSDLLILAARPSMGKTALALNIALNACKILQKRADKQHHVAFFSLEMSAEQLTARLITIDSGISYYKALTGRISDFELHEFINTSTELSELPFLIDDTPALSISALRTRIRLLYQLYNVEVVFIDYLQLIRGTTKRSNENRVQEISEVTQGLKAIAKELNIPIVALSQLSRSVEQRDDKKPQLSDLRDSGSIEQDADIVMFLYREEYYELRKQPGEGSNKHREWQEKMEKIRNIAELVIAKQRNGPIGSVKLYFDSNRGAFKDYTERHSV is encoded by the coding sequence ATGAATGAATTAGCTGATTTCTTGGGGTCAAGAAATGTAGATAAAGAAATATGTAAATTACCGCATAACTTAGAAGCTGAACAGATGCTTATTGGTGCAATGATTCGTGATAACAGAATTTGTGATGCAGTTGAAGACACAATTACAGCAGAAAATTTCTATGATCCACTGCATCAAAGTATTTTTACGCAAATATCCAAAACCAGAAAACACGGCATAGTTGCCAATGAACTGAGCCTTAAAATGTTCTTTGAGAACGACCAAGCATTTACCGAATGTGGTGGGGTAGAGTACTTAGCGAAGCTTGCAGCGAAGGCAAGTATTGCACTAGATATCCACGGTTTGACTAGAATAATCCGTGATACTTACTTAAGGAGATGTTTAATTAAGCTCGGGCAAGAAATAGTTGGTGATAGCTACAACTACGATATTGAAAATCCTGCGCAGGCGCAAATTGAACAAGCAATGACAAAATTGTTCAATTTGGCAGTAAAAAAACAAGGTGAGAAAACATATATAAAACTTGCAAGTTCAATTAAAGACGTAGTTGAGAAGATCAGCGCACTGAAAAATAATCCAGAGGCGCTAGGCATTACAACCGGACTTCAAGATCTAAATCAACTTCTTGGTGGTTTGCAGAAATCTGATCTGTTAATTCTAGCTGCAAGGCCTTCTATGGGTAAAACAGCATTGGCGCTAAACATCGCACTTAATGCTTGTAAGATTTTGCAAAAAAGAGCAGATAAACAACACCATGTAGCGTTTTTCTCACTTGAAATGTCAGCAGAGCAATTAACTGCAAGATTGATTACTATAGATTCAGGGATTAGTTATTATAAAGCATTAACTGGGAGAATTAGTGATTTTGAATTGCATGAATTTATCAATACTAGTACAGAATTATCTGAACTGCCTTTCCTCATAGATGACACCCCTGCACTATCAATTAGCGCACTTCGCACCAGAATACGTTTGCTGTATCAATTATATAATGTAGAAGTGGTATTCATTGATTATCTGCAGCTAATCAGAGGAACAACAAAAAGGAGTAATGAAAATAGAGTGCAAGAAATCTCGGAAGTGACGCAGGGCTTGAAAGCAATTGCAAAGGAGCTAAATATTCCCATTGTTGCACTATCTCAGCTCTCTCGTTCTGTTGAGCAGAGAGATGACAAAAAACCACAACTTTCTGATTTACGTGATTCAGGAAGCATAGAGCAGGATGCAGATATAGTAATGTTCCTCTATAGAGAAGAATACTACGAACTGAGAAAGCAACCAGGTGAAGGAAGCAACAAACATCGAGAGTGGCAAGAGAAAATGGAAAAAATTAGAAACATTGCAGAGCTCGTTATTGCAAAGCAGAGAAATGGGCCAATTGGCAGTGTAAAGCTATATTTTGACTCTAATCGAGGTGCATTTAAAGATTATACGGAGAGGCATAGTGTGTAG
- a CDS encoding YgfZ/GcvT domain-containing protein, whose translation MSYIPFLSRGVIVLYGPDTRDFLQGIITNDINKLDSQKAIYSLLLSPQGKYLYDFFLIEYGKYTFLECENIHLQQIIERLDLLKTYLRVKIKDVSALYKVGVLFNTKLAECSSKSQVIFQDPRHKLLGMRIIHKDEIKEPVGDFIQYEKVRIKNLVPDGAKDMVQNSSFPLQYLIDKANGISFNKGCYIGQEVVNRMSRQEIFRRKLYLVEGENTLPDIGAKMTNENNEEIGELRSSVDNIGLALLNTGKSHANLYAGGVRCVKTLKS comes from the coding sequence ATGAGTTATATACCATTCTTAAGTCGCGGTGTGATAGTGCTATATGGGCCTGACACTAGAGATTTTCTGCAGGGTATTATAACCAATGATATTAATAAGTTGGATAGCCAAAAAGCCATTTACTCTTTATTACTTAGCCCTCAAGGGAAATATCTATATGATTTTTTTCTTATTGAATATGGTAAATACACCTTCTTGGAGTGCGAAAACATACACTTGCAGCAAATAATTGAGAGACTAGATTTACTTAAAACTTATTTGAGGGTGAAAATTAAAGACGTTAGCGCACTGTATAAGGTTGGGGTTTTGTTTAATACTAAGTTAGCGGAGTGTAGTAGTAAGTCACAAGTTATTTTTCAAGATCCAAGGCACAAGCTGCTAGGAATGAGGATCATACATAAAGATGAAATAAAAGAACCGGTTGGAGATTTTATTCAGTATGAAAAAGTTAGAATTAAAAACCTTGTCCCAGATGGAGCAAAAGATATGGTGCAGAATTCATCATTTCCGCTGCAATATTTAATCGATAAGGCAAATGGTATAAGCTTTAATAAGGGGTGTTATATAGGTCAGGAAGTCGTAAATCGAATGAGCAGACAAGAAATATTCAGAAGAAAACTTTACCTTGTTGAGGGAGAGAACACACTTCCTGATATTGGCGCTAAAATGACAAATGAAAACAATGAGGAAATAGGGGAACTGCGCTCTAGTGTAGACAACATTGGACTTGCATTGCTTAATACTGGAAAGAGTCACGCAAATTTATATGCTGGTGGGGTCAGGTGCGTTAAGACGTTGAAGTCTTAA
- a CDS encoding protein-disulfide reductase DsbD domain-containing protein, translated as MKIYIYLILFLFFSCTQLYADEEIAKFDLLIGEINEANLTLKGAIKVTVEPGWHIYYKDPGDFGLPTSISYKGNASNINIHWPIPKEHKDKVGREMFVSNVYENMVLFPFKMNIFLNQEYIDLNFHIKYAICKDRCIPKNVEIKIRQPLKNFVNSDVNKLINEWYEK; from the coding sequence ATGAAAATATATATATATTTAATATTGTTTTTATTTTTTTCTTGCACCCAACTATATGCTGACGAGGAAATTGCAAAATTTGATTTACTTATTGGCGAGATAAATGAAGCAAACCTCACTCTTAAAGGTGCAATAAAGGTTACAGTAGAACCAGGCTGGCATATATATTATAAAGATCCTGGAGATTTCGGCCTTCCCACGTCTATTAGTTACAAAGGTAACGCATCAAATATAAATATTCACTGGCCTATTCCAAAGGAGCATAAAGATAAAGTAGGGAGAGAGATGTTTGTAAGTAACGTATACGAGAATATGGTATTATTTCCCTTTAAAATGAACATATTTTTAAATCAAGAGTACATTGACCTTAACTTTCATATAAAATACGCGATATGTAAGGATAGGTGCATCCCTAAAAATGTTGAGATAAAAATCAGACAGCCACTAAAGAATTTTGTAAATTCTGATGTCAATAAACTTATAAATGAGTGGTATGAAAAATAG